CACGATGACCGAGGGTGCCGAGCCGCCGTAGCTGATCACAGAGGCTGCGTTCTCGCTGCTGCTACTCAGAGGTAAGGCAGGTGCGTTGCCTGCCTGGGGGTTAGCGCTGACGGCGCTCTCGGTGGAAGGAGCTGACACCTCGCCCGAGTAGAAGTTCTTGTCAACGTCGACTTTCACGGTCTCCTCTTGCCATCTGGTGCCCTCTGCACTTTGCACACTGGCAGCAGCGGCCGTGTCCTGACGGGCGCATGTCTCCAAGGGCACGGCCGGACTGCTGCTCAAGGCACTGACACCGCCCTGGAAGCTCAGGCTGGGTAATTCGGAGCTGTGTGGGTTTGGCACGACGTAGGTCCCGGGGGCAGACTCTCTCACTTGACTGCTCTCTCGAGCATTCTGGTAGGAGGCGTGTCGGTAGCTCTTATAAGGAGCCCTCTTGCACTTCATCGGCAGCAACCTGTAGAGCTTGTACGGGTAGACGCTAGGCTTCAGGCCACCGTTGGCGGTCTTCTTACTGATGGAGAGTCTGTGGTCTATGGCGTGGAAAGACTTTTGGTGGTTCTTGAGTATGTAGTAGGTCATGAACGTCTCTAGGCAGAAGATGCACTGGTACCGCCTTTCTCCCGTGTGCCAGATCTCATGTCTCGTCCGGTACTCCGCCAACGCGAACACTTTGTTGCAGTAATGGCAGGGATACGTTCTTCTCCACGAGTGGACATTCGCGTGTCTTCGGAGGCTGGACAGAGTCACGTAGCTACGTTTGCACACGACGCAACTGTAGAGCATTTGCCCGTTGACAAACTTTACCATGTGGTCCGTGTCGGGCAGGGTACTTCCGGGACTGGCAAACTCACCCATCCTGTTTTCGGGTAACAGAGGCTCGGGGCCTGGGAATGCGCCGCCGTTCTGGCCGATGGTAGGGTAGTTCTCCAGGAAGCGCTGGTTTCCGCCGGGCACGGGCATGTGGCTGGACCGCATACAGATCTGCTCGTGTCGATCCAGCCTGTTCAGGGTGCTGAACTGCTTGTTGCAGTACTTGCACACCAAGGGCTCCTGCGTGGGCTTGTGCAGCTGCATGTGGGCGCTGAGCAGAGCGCTGCTCTCAAACGACTTGGAGCAACAGCTGCAGTTGTAGACAAGAGGGGGCACCTCGGCCGCCGGCGGCCCGGGGACGGCCGGGGGTCGGTTCTCCTCTTCCCTGGAACAATGGCCATTCCCTTCGTGGCCGGGAGATGTCGAGGGAGGGAGAACCGCAGGGGGCTGCGGGCTCCGCTCCTGGGTAACCTCCAGGCTGGCTGTGGCGGGGGGTGGGACGTTCGCCGTGGACGACTCGGGGTCTGGGGCCACGGAGAACGGCTTGGGCTTCCGGCACGGCTTGGGCTTGCCCCCAGGTGCCTCGCCATTTTCCTTGGCCGTTCTGCCAGGCGAGGCGCTCTGGGGTTCGTGGGCAGGCTGGCCTCTGTAGGCCTCGGCTATGGAGGACACGGCGTACGAGTGCTCGGCCAGCGTGCGCACGGGCTCTGCCTCGTGGCAGGCCTCAGCCCGCTCCAGGCACAGGCTGGCTGTCCTCATGGACTCCGAGACCTTTTTGAAACTTGCCCTGAGGTCCAGGGGAGAAAACATGTTGTTGCTATTTTCCGTCTCGATGATGGAAAATGCGTTTGTGATCCTGGGCCCACTGGTGACCGCTGGTTCCTCGTgccttttgtcatttttttcctccttaaccACGCCCTTTTCAGTAATGCAGAAGACGTAGGGGCCCGGGGAATTCGAGAAGTTGCGATCGGTGAGATCTTCCAGGAAGGAGATTCCCAGCTTTTTCCCAGCAGCTGCGAGGTCGGTGACGGTTTCCTGTCTCTTGACGACGACCGTGGAGCTGTAGATATAGTTAAGGATTTCTGTAAACACTTCGGCCTTGAGGTCGTCCAGCTCCAGGACGTGACTGGAAATGCAGATGGTGTGGCTCCAGAAGATGTTCTTGAAATAAAGGCTGGAGGCGGCCAGCACATTGCTGTGCGCCTTGAACTTGGTGTCTTCCACAATGATGGTGACGTCACACAGGATGCCCCGGATGCGCTGCTCGTTCAGGATGGACAGCACTGTGTCGCTGTGCAGGTCGTCCTTGAGGTCCCTGGAAAGGGACATGACTGTCATCTGAAACAGAGCAGAGAAATGGTCAGGGCTCTTCCACAGGTGGCTTCGTTATTACCGCGGGACCGTCAACTTCTGTGAGAAGCTTTTtttggggggttggggggggggagaggaaaaCTCAGGTACTTAATCTCGTCCTGCTGCTGCCCCCAAGACTTGGAGTCGCCATGAGAGGCTAAATCTTTTTCTCGCCCCAGCCTGTTTCTCATACCATTGCAAATAGTTGTTGTAGTTGGAAATCTTCCCAGAACTCCTTCCCCTCCTTTCACCAGAGTGGTAGCTATCTCCACGCAAGCAGCTCGGGGGGAGGAGTGGAGCTTGGGCTTTGCTCTTCCTTGCGTTAAGGGGCTCAGCATCCCTTGAGGCTGCCGCACTAAACTCCTGCAGCCGGGCAAGGCCGTGGTCTGGCCGCAGTCCCCTGTTTTCAGAGACGACTCGGATCAGCTGATGCGAACGGAATTCACGACAAGCTTTCCCTAAGGAAGCAGTACCTAGGAGTACAAAGGTACAACTGCGCACAGCAGCAGCAACCTGAAGGAGCCCACCCCAGCTTGTGCTCCGAAGGGGCTCTCGGAGGAGAGCTGCAGCCTGAGCGGCCCCCCGCCGGGGGCGCCCTGCCTCTCAGTCCCACTTGGTTTCTGATTGCCCGGCCACTGGATGCAGCCTGAGCGGCCCCCCGCTGGGGGCGCCCTGCCTCTCAGTCCCACTTCGTTTCTGATTGCCCGGCCACTGGAGCCACAGAGGAAGTCGGGGTTTTCAGAAAGAACTCAGCGAAGTCCCGAGGCCAAAGAGCAGACAAGACACGAAACCAGGAAATCAGTGCAACCTAAAGGCCCAGTGGCTCTTGTCCTGGCTGAGCGTCCCCTCTCTGGTCTTCCCTCTTCACCTTCTCTTAGGCGTCCTGTATGTCAGCTCGTGTTGCTCCCTGCGGCCTGTCCCGAGAGCCCAGGAGGGCTGGAGCGATAGGAGTTGATCCGCTAGCGAGGGACAGCTCATGGCAGTGGCTTTCACTCTGACTCACAGCGAGAGACACATGGCACGCAGATGACATAACGCTACTCTGGGTGATGCATTCTGTTCTGTTCGAGtctcttccatttaaaaaaatctaacagcAACTCACCAGCTCACCCTTGCAGTTCAATGCTAAAAACCAAAGCCCCTCTGCTCCGTGGTTTGCAATCATCAGCCGTCCGTCTGGCctctctgtgctgtgctgtcTCAAGTGACGTCCCCAGAAAGCCACACAGCCTCTTAACACTTCTCTGAGTCCCAGCGGCAGTGTCTTCCTGGCACTAGAGCATAGCACTTGGCTCACCATGCTTATCTGGATGGAAAGACCAGCTGGTCGCACAAAGAACATCTCTTTACCTTTCTGTAAAGCTGCTATTATAAGCTGTGTCCATTATGTTATTTAGTGTCTTTTATGCAAGGATCCATTGGATGATAAATTATTTTATCGCAACCAGCCATAGGCGCAAAAGTACCCTGGCCAGTGGCACAATCTTCAGCGCAGATAACGAGAGCACTGTATCCACCATGCTTCTCTTCAAATCTCAAGACAAGGGAGCTTAGAACTTTTATCAGTTGTCACGGTGTTTCTCAAGCCTCTAGTTCTGATGCACTTTCTTTATGAACACTAGTTCTGCTACTCCTGTTTACCCTGCCTTTAATTGTAATCTTCTATGAATATTTTCCAGAAGCGTGGGGTTTTATTTCTACACATAAAAACAGAATAGGAggaagtggaatttttttttttgagattttctttatttacttgaaagagttatagaaagggagggaaagacaaagagagagagcttccatctgtccATTCACTCCCccatgactgcaacggccagggcttggtcaggccgAAGTGAaaagcttcctgtgggtctcccatgtgggtggcgggggcccaaacgctttggtcatcttctgctgctttttccaggccatcagtaaggagctgggattggaagtgagcagccgggtctcgaatcggcgctcatatgggatgccggcgtcgcagatGGCAGCtgcacccgctacgccacagcagtggccctggaAGTAGACTCTTGACGGCTTCCTCTGGGCCCCTGAGGGCAGGAAGGCTACCTCTGAACGGAGTGCAGGAGCCTCTCTTGCACCGGCCCACAGACCAGCAACACTTCTGGAagcctcttttctcttccttgagGTCTCGCGGCTCCAGGCCTCTGTGGCATCTATTCTCTCCACGGATTCACACATCCTTATGCTGTTTGGCTTCTCTGAAGCCCATACTTGATTTCGATTCTTTTCCCAGCCAAACTGGACAATGTCAGATCTGTCAAAACACTTGCTCTGGGACTCAACAAGGTGGCTTCTCTCTTGGCTTTGGTCCGTGCTGGTGTCATCTACTGTCTTTCTGATTCAGAGCTACTGATTCATCCAAACACCCCCACTTAAACAGCACTGAGAAGTGCCCAcgaggctctgcttccaacctggGGGGAACAGTGGTCCCTCTGCACCTCAGGGGGATTTGGTCCCAGGACCCCGCCACGGACTCCAAgatctgcagatgctcaagtccctcatTGTAAAAAGGTGCAGTCATTGCACGTAACGATGCAATCCTCTCATGTAAAGACCTCTAAATTACTTCCGACCCCTAATGCAATGTAAAGGCTATGTAAATAGCTGCTCTACTGTATTGCTTAGGGaatgacaagaaaataaagacctggatatatacatacatatatatatatatatatatatatttttttttttcctgagtatttTCAATCCACAGTTGGTTGAGTCCCTAGATGCAGACCCTGTGGTTACAGAGCACCAACTGTGCAGTATTTCGCATCAGGCTAATAAACAGTCCAAAGTGTCCTGGCTCCTATTTATAACACGAGGGggtttcagaaagctcatggaggggccagcattgtggcacaatggattatgCTGCCAccagggacacccacaccccatactcGAAtgcctggcttggagccctgcctctgcttctgatccactttcctgctcatgcacaccctgggagtcagcagataatgcctggagtacttgggcccctgccaccatgtgggggacccaaatggagttcctggttcctggttttggcctggcccagccccaggttgttgagggtatttggggagtaaaccaggaaatACAAGATTGAtatctttcttcctctgcttttaaaataaacaaactctttttaaaaagtgttttaaaaagttcatggaacattccTACTAGCTTTTAAGTCCACTctcccacaagctttttgaagcttGCTCCTAGACAGAGCCCCATCCATTTCTGTAGGATTCTGATTCTTTTCTCGAGTTGTTCAATTAGGATTGTGAGCAAAAGGCCAGGGTTAACATTTAACAGATTAGTCACGCTTAGAGCTAGAATAACACGTGATAGCGAGGATCCCTGTATGTGTCACTCAAACATCCTCAGAGCTTTGGGAACTGCACGGGCGCCATCTTTCAGGAGAACAGGCACATCGTGTGGCAGAAATCCTttcagcaccacagctactaaaGATGCTAGCCTGCCATCCACGTCACCCAGCAGATTAACCAGGTGTTAACAGTGAACATGGCCAGATCCGGCGTTCAGCTGGCAGGTGTGAGAGGCCAGGCAAGCCGCTGCTCCCAGGGGAGCTCAGGGCGCCCGGGAAGAGAAGAGGCCCCAGTGGGGCCGAGGACACGACGTCAGGAGACGGAGTGACAACTTACTATTTCTacaggctctgggctgctggcatcGATGAATAAACCAAGCGGGCGTGGGAAGGACATTCGAAGCAGAGGGAACATTAGGgacaaaaccaaacagaaaatgatAAGAAGAGTACACGGTGTGTGAGGGCTGAcgaggaggctgggggaggccggAGAGAGAGTATAACGCCCAGCCCCCAGCGTCTGCAGCAGCACCGGGCACACGACAGGTCTCAGGACGCATCCCTCGATGACGCAGCGGTAaagggagaggctgggccagaccccagTAAACGATGTACTGCAGCTGTGTTTGTCAGCTTCCCGTCACTACGCAGAATACCCGAAGCAGGCGACTTGCGAACTAAAGAGGTTTAcctagctcacagttttgggtGCCAGTGGTCTCAAAGCATGGCACAGGTTCTGCGAGGGCCCACCCGTGCTAGATGGTGCCTGCACATGTTTGGGGGGAAGAAGGGAGCCAGGGAGAGACTGGCAGGGCCAGGATCAGGCTTCTGTGACGACGCTCGCTTGAGAACTGCAAAGGATCACGGGAAACCACTTTCATCCCTTCGAGGACAGGCTGCCAACTGACCTAAGGCTCTCCCAAcaggctccccctccccaggcggCCACCCTGaagaccaagcttccaacacatgagcCTCTGGGGGGACAAACAGCATCCAAATCACAGCCAACAGGTCCCAGGGAGCCACTGAGAGTCACATCAGATCTGTGTTAGAAAGAACGCAGGCGGaggcagctgggggcaggagaCCAGACCATGTTTTAGTGGTCCAGGAGAAgagtcccccacccacccagagtgagggcctggggagaggcagaTGGCCCTGCTCCCCAGCTAAGAAACTGGGATGGGAGGTGAGAGGTGGGCGTGGCGGTGGTAGAAATGTCTGAActcaaagtttattttaattcCCTGGACAAATATCTATTGAACGACTGCTCAGTAGCAGGCATCTGTTAAGTGCTATAGAAAGATAacagttggggccggcactgtggcacagtgggttaatgccctggcctgaagcaccagcatcccatatgggcactggtttgagacctggctgcttcacttctgatccagctctctgctatggcctgggatagcagtggaagatggcccaagtccttgggcccctgcacccatgtgggagacccggaggaggctcctggctcctggcttcagatcggtgcagctccgccattgtggccaattggggagtaaaccattggatggaagacctctctctctctctgcctctcctctctctgtgtaactctgactttcaaataaataaataaatcttaaaaaaaaaaaaaaagataacggtTTGTACCTCTGAACAAATGCTTACTGCAAACCTACTATGTGCTTTGGACAGGGGTTTGTAACCCGGCTATGCATTAGCATCACCTAGGAGGGGGCTCTGCAATAGCACAGATTTACAGAATCCTCTCCGTCGCTCCTGCAGGGACGCTGGGTTAGAATGGCTCGGGTGAGACCATGGGATCCATCTGTATTTAGACTTCGTTTATCAGTGAATAAGTAGTACATTCATATGATCTGGAATTGCAAAGGCACAAAGGTACACCCTGGGAAGGCCTCTTCCCACCTTGTCTCAGGTAGCTTTTAATCACCCAGTGGCCCCAGGCCTTTCGGCTGATACCACAACCCAGGGCTGTAAGAGAAACACAGTTCTGCCCATGAAAGCTCACTGGGTAGCAGGGGAACCAAGACATCTTCAGGAAACATTGCAAAACCAAGGCACCCGGGCACAGTGATCACGCAGGCAGGGAGTCGTTAGCAGGTCTGAAGGAGGCCCAGGAAGCGGTGAGCAGTAGGCAGCGGCGGGA
Above is a genomic segment from Lepus europaeus isolate LE1 chromosome 2, mLepTim1.pri, whole genome shotgun sequence containing:
- the ZBTB38 gene encoding zinc finger and BTB domain-containing protein 38 translates to MTVMSLSRDLKDDLHSDTVLSILNEQRIRGILCDVTIIVEDTKFKAHSNVLAASSLYFKNIFWSHTICISSHVLELDDLKAEVFTEILNYIYSSTVVVKRQETVTDLAAAGKKLGISFLEDLTDRNFSNSPGPYVFCITEKGVVKEEKNDKRHEEPAVTSGPRITNAFSIIETENSNNMFSPLDLRASFKKVSESMRTASLCLERAEACHEAEPVRTLAEHSYAVSSIAEAYRGQPAHEPQSASPGRTAKENGEAPGGKPKPCRKPKPFSVAPDPESSTANVPPPATASLEVTQERSPQPPAVLPPSTSPGHEGNGHCSREEENRPPAVPGPPAAEVPPLVYNCSCCSKSFESSALLSAHMQLHKPTQEPLVCKYCNKQFSTLNRLDRHEQICMRSSHMPVPGGNQRFLENYPTIGQNGGAFPGPEPLLPENRMGEFASPGSTLPDTDHMVKFVNGQMLYSCVVCKRSYVTLSSLRRHANVHSWRRTYPCHYCNKVFALAEYRTRHEIWHTGERRYQCIFCLETFMTYYILKNHQKSFHAIDHRLSISKKTANGGLKPSVYPYKLYRLLPMKCKRAPYKSYRHASYQNARESSQVRESAPGTYVVPNPHSSELPSLSFQGGVSALSSSPAVPLETCARQDTAAAASVQSAEGTRWQEETVKVDVDKNFYSGEVSAPSTESAVSANPQAGNAPALPLSSSSENAASVISYGGSAPSVIVHSSQFSSVIVHSNAVAAATTSSSQQAPANPAAEQPSKEDNKAEPDKGSRLAGRPKSLKEKKKAVACNKGETPEESKHVVDPGGAPSKAPSAAEETSKIETYIAKPALPGTSTNSNVAPLCQITVKIGNEAIVKRHILGSKLFYKRGRRPKCQVQEEPLPQESDPETHADNPLGLCQSECVEMSEVFDDASDQDSTDKPWRPYYNYKPKKKSRQLRKMRKVNWRREHGSRSPSSRCKFPAELDCAVGKAPADKASEEEENKEMPKLQCELCDGDKASGAAAQGRPHRHLTSRPYVCEFCAKQFQSPSTLKMHMRCHTGEKPYQCKTCGRCFSVQGNLQKHERIHLGVKEFICQYCNKAFTLNETLKIHERIHTGEKRYHCQFCFQSFLYLSTKRNHEQRHIREHNGKGFACFQCPKICKTAAALGMHQKKHLFKSSSQQEKTGDLCHENSNSLENQHCIDSAEDKDQKDHVQTVVGNVVL